One window of Azospirillaceae bacterium genomic DNA carries:
- a CDS encoding c-type cytochrome has product MTPKRHLFSAALMLAFALGGTGFAHAAGDAANGAQIFKKCAACHSAEQGVNKVGPSLFGVVGRPAGSIAGYAYSPAVRQAAAKGLVWSEDTIVAYLANPHKYLGDFVGDPSVSNKMPFSLADEQQRQDVVAYLKSLAPQ; this is encoded by the coding sequence ATGACGCCGAAACGACACCTGTTCTCCGCCGCGCTGATGTTGGCCTTCGCCCTGGGGGGCACAGGGTTCGCGCACGCCGCGGGCGACGCCGCCAACGGCGCCCAGATTTTCAAGAAATGCGCCGCCTGCCATTCGGCGGAGCAGGGCGTGAACAAGGTGGGGCCCAGCCTGTTCGGCGTGGTCGGCCGCCCGGCCGGCAGCATCGCCGGCTATGCCTATTCCCCGGCCGTGCGGCAGGCGGCGGCCAAGGGCCTGGTGTGGAGCGAGGACACCATCGTCGCCTACCTGGCCAACCCGCATAAATACCTGGGCGATTTCGTCGGCGACCCATCGGTTTCCAACAAGATGCCCTTCAGCCTGGCGGATGAGCAGCAGCGCCAGGACGTGGTGGCCTACCTCAAGTCCCTGGCGCCGCAATGA
- a CDS encoding MtrB/PioB family outer membrane beta-barrel protein: MRHRPASLTRRLIVATVLEMAAAPIAVTAARADSGTTGYGGPGNVLNPTAQVMNRARDDDGLSIIDDVTRTPTGLMYPVPFRTPEMTQSKSDPDWWTQGWFEGGIMGTFGQDSRSAALNEYGDWKNGVTITSLGFQAENRKTALHISAIGQNVGRSDQYYQVDVGRYGVYDLQAYFDSIPHTFSTTAKSLWDGAGTGNLTLRGGLTPGGSTAAQVNAVAAAVGPSTLRILREKAGSSLTYTADEHTELFLKISDEQRDGTQPISATFGYPFQNGATQLIQPIHYHTVDVTGGVRYKEQNFQANLSYAGSFFRNDVLELTWQNPGLTSNTTAGAYVPQTGRLSLAPNNDYHTVKGDLAVQLSPTSRFTASLSYSLMRQDDALQAPTTGSGLITSGANTINLNQWNSASALSQPTADAAINILNAVAQYHYTVSPDLGLTVEVRDRDEANHTNYVAYNPQTGQYGYIAIDGGLAPFIPSLSGIYQANTPGSLVQIRNMPFANNDLQVTAKAAYRLDTHWKLDLSFENDTIDHTVREITDAHDNIARVQVGTTGYEWGTARLSYEFARRIGSDYQSNPYTPYYSSALPGYIPATPAGDPAFALADLRKFDVANRSEHALRGQANYILSPRSDLQLTGSLKVDEYDAAYGLQATHAYDITAAYTYQLSAATTFTGYVTYQNQDRGVANINATGSGTSGSAGGPGYPLANAWTETVGSDNYTVGLNAHHSWGVISLNTDYTFTRASTAIDYAFAGTGAFFNSLTPAQAGNSFPAITYDSHALQTDVRWQVSEELSYRLYYRFNYERVVDFHYTGLTAGVINNNTYLGVIPENYTVQTIGLLVQYVF, from the coding sequence ATGAGACATCGTCCGGCATCCCTCACCCGCCGCCTGATCGTGGCCACCGTCCTGGAAATGGCCGCCGCCCCCATCGCGGTGACGGCGGCCCGCGCCGACAGCGGCACCACCGGCTATGGCGGCCCGGGCAATGTGCTGAACCCCACGGCCCAGGTGATGAACCGGGCGCGGGACGATGACGGCCTGTCCATCATCGACGACGTGACGCGCACGCCCACGGGCCTGATGTATCCCGTGCCCTTCCGCACACCGGAGATGACGCAGAGCAAGAGCGACCCCGACTGGTGGACCCAGGGCTGGTTCGAGGGCGGCATCATGGGCACCTTCGGCCAGGACAGCCGCTCGGCAGCACTGAACGAGTACGGCGACTGGAAAAACGGCGTCACCATCACCAGCCTGGGTTTCCAGGCGGAGAACCGCAAGACCGCGCTGCACATCTCCGCCATCGGGCAGAACGTCGGCCGCAGCGACCAGTATTACCAGGTGGATGTGGGCCGCTACGGCGTCTACGACCTGCAGGCCTATTTCGACAGCATCCCGCACACCTTCTCCACCACCGCCAAGTCGCTGTGGGACGGGGCCGGCACCGGCAACCTGACCCTGCGCGGCGGCCTGACGCCCGGCGGGTCCACCGCCGCCCAGGTCAACGCCGTGGCGGCGGCGGTGGGGCCTAGCACCCTGCGCATCCTGCGGGAAAAGGCCGGCAGTTCCCTGACCTACACGGCGGATGAGCACACCGAGCTGTTCCTGAAAATCTCCGATGAACAGCGCGACGGCACCCAACCCATCAGCGCCACCTTCGGCTATCCCTTCCAGAACGGCGCGACCCAGCTGATCCAGCCCATCCACTACCACACCGTCGATGTCACCGGCGGCGTCCGCTACAAGGAACAGAACTTCCAGGCCAACCTGTCCTATGCCGGGTCCTTCTTCCGCAACGACGTCCTGGAACTGACCTGGCAGAACCCGGGCCTCACCTCCAACACCACGGCCGGCGCCTACGTCCCGCAGACCGGCCGGCTGAGCCTGGCGCCCAACAACGACTATCACACCGTGAAGGGCGACCTGGCGGTGCAGCTCTCGCCCACCTCGCGCTTCACCGCCAGCCTTTCCTACAGCCTGATGCGCCAGGATGACGCGTTGCAGGCCCCCACCACGGGAAGCGGCCTGATCACCAGCGGCGCCAACACCATCAACCTGAACCAATGGAACAGCGCGTCGGCGCTGAGCCAGCCCACGGCCGACGCCGCCATCAACATCCTGAACGCGGTGGCGCAATACCACTACACCGTCAGCCCGGACCTGGGCCTGACGGTGGAGGTGCGCGACCGGGATGAGGCCAACCACACCAACTACGTCGCCTACAACCCACAGACGGGGCAATACGGCTACATCGCCATCGACGGCGGGCTGGCGCCCTTCATCCCATCCTTGAGCGGCATCTACCAGGCCAACACGCCCGGCAGCCTGGTCCAGATCCGCAACATGCCCTTCGCCAACAACGACCTGCAGGTCACGGCCAAGGCGGCCTATCGCCTGGACACCCACTGGAAGCTGGACCTGTCCTTTGAGAACGACACCATCGACCACACGGTGCGGGAGATCACGGACGCCCACGACAACATCGCCCGGGTCCAGGTGGGCACCACCGGCTATGAATGGGGCACCGCGCGCCTGTCCTATGAATTCGCGCGGCGCATCGGCAGCGATTACCAGTCCAACCCCTACACGCCTTATTATTCGTCGGCATTGCCCGGCTACATCCCGGCCACGCCGGCGGGCGATCCCGCCTTCGCCCTGGCGGACCTGCGCAAGTTCGACGTGGCCAACCGCAGCGAACACGCGCTGCGCGGCCAGGCCAACTACATCCTGTCACCCCGTAGCGACCTGCAACTGACCGGCAGCCTGAAGGTGGATGAATACGATGCCGCCTACGGCCTGCAGGCCACCCACGCTTATGACATCACCGCCGCCTACACCTACCAGCTGTCGGCGGCCACGACCTTCACCGGATATGTCACCTACCAGAACCAGGACCGGGGAGTGGCCAACATCAACGCCACCGGATCCGGCACCAGCGGCAGCGCCGGCGGCCCGGGCTATCCCCTGGCCAACGCCTGGACGGAAACGGTGGGGTCGGACAACTACACCGTGGGCCTGAACGCCCACCATAGCTGGGGCGTCATCTCGCTGAACACGGACTACACCTTCACCCGGGCCAGCACGGCCATCGACTACGCCTTCGCCGGCACAGGCGCCTTTTTCAACAGCCTGACGCCGGCACAGGCCGGCAACAGCTTCCCCGCGATCACCTACGACAGCCACGCCCTGCAAACCGACGTGCGCTGGCAGGTGTCGGAGGAACTGTCCTACCGCCTGTACTATCGTTTCAATTATGAGCGGGTGGTGGACTTCCACTACACCGGCCTCACGGCGGGCGTGATCAACAACAACACCTATCTGGGCGTCATTCCGGAGAACTACACGGTCCAGACCATCGGCCTGCTGGTCCAGTATGTTTTCTAG
- a CDS encoding radical SAM protein yields MILFYNPVSSASKKPVLPMSLLAIGAMLEGREDYRIIDGNLVPDGLAALRQALVETKADILCVTVMPGPQLSNASPICRALKAEFPQLSILWGGYFPSLHGQIVMQEPYVDYVFRGHCELAFGDFVRKVRMGEDVTGLPGLGWRDAGGKVHLNQKPPVPDINALPDFPYHRVDMDAYVRSSFLGSRTVAHHASYGCPFQCNFCAVVHKVNGRYSAQTAERTAAVVEKLVREHGATAVEFYDSNFFVHEARCAEFAERITPLDIGWWGFGRADTMLKFSDATWAKMRRSGLKMVFMGAESGDLETLKRMNKGGKQDGNAILAVAEKMRRHDVVPEMSFIIGNPPNPDKDAENTIQFIRMLKKVNPATEIVFYIYSPVPVEGAMLQEAQAAGFEYPKDVATWTEAKWEKFAQHLSSNLPWMNDRIRRRIGNFQRVLHAAYPTMTDTRLTRTGRFALRTMASWRYRTQFYDFPIELRLLDKVFPYQRPEIQGF; encoded by the coding sequence ATGATCCTGTTCTACAACCCCGTCAGCTCCGCCTCCAAAAAGCCGGTCCTGCCCATGTCCCTGCTGGCCATCGGCGCCATGCTGGAAGGGCGGGAGGACTACCGCATCATCGACGGCAACCTGGTGCCCGATGGGCTGGCGGCGCTGCGCCAGGCGCTGGTCGAGACCAAGGCCGACATCCTGTGCGTGACGGTGATGCCGGGGCCGCAACTGTCCAACGCCTCCCCCATCTGCCGGGCGCTGAAGGCGGAATTCCCCCAGCTCTCCATCCTGTGGGGCGGCTATTTTCCCAGCCTGCACGGCCAGATCGTGATGCAGGAGCCGTACGTGGACTACGTTTTCCGTGGCCATTGCGAACTGGCGTTCGGTGATTTCGTGCGCAAGGTGCGGATGGGGGAGGATGTGACCGGCCTACCCGGCCTGGGCTGGCGCGACGCCGGGGGCAAGGTGCACTTGAACCAGAAGCCGCCGGTGCCCGACATCAACGCGCTGCCGGACTTCCCCTACCACCGGGTGGACATGGACGCCTATGTCCGTTCGTCCTTCCTGGGTTCACGCACCGTCGCCCACCATGCCAGCTACGGCTGCCCCTTCCAGTGCAATTTCTGCGCGGTGGTGCACAAGGTGAACGGCCGTTATTCCGCCCAGACGGCGGAACGCACGGCCGCCGTGGTGGAAAAGCTGGTGCGTGAGCATGGCGCCACGGCGGTGGAGTTCTACGACAGCAACTTTTTCGTCCACGAGGCCCGCTGCGCGGAATTCGCCGAGCGCATCACCCCCCTGGACATCGGCTGGTGGGGCTTCGGCCGCGCCGACACCATGCTGAAGTTCAGCGACGCCACCTGGGCCAAGATGCGCCGGAGCGGCCTGAAGATGGTGTTCATGGGCGCTGAGTCCGGCGACCTGGAAACCCTGAAGCGGATGAACAAGGGCGGCAAGCAGGACGGCAACGCCATCCTGGCGGTGGCGGAAAAGATGCGCCGCCACGACGTGGTGCCGGAGATGTCCTTCATCATCGGCAATCCGCCGAACCCGGACAAGGATGCGGAAAACACCATCCAGTTCATACGGATGCTGAAGAAGGTCAATCCGGCGACGGAGATCGTCTTCTACATCTACAGTCCCGTGCCGGTGGAAGGCGCCATGCTGCAGGAGGCGCAGGCCGCGGGTTTCGAATACCCCAAGGACGTCGCCACCTGGACCGAGGCGAAGTGGGAGAAGTTCGCCCAGCACCTGTCGTCCAACCTGCCGTGGATGAACGACAGGATCCGCCGCAGGATCGGCAACTTCCAGCGCGTGCTCCACGCGGCGTACCCCACCATGACCGACACCCGCCTGACCCGCACCGGCCGTTTCGCCCTGCGCACCATGGCCTCCTGGCGCTACAGGACGCAGTTCTACGACTTCCCGATCGAACTGCGCTTGCTGGACAAGGTGTTCCCCTATCAACGTCCTGAGATCCAGGGGTTCTAG
- a CDS encoding type II toxin-antitoxin system RelE/ParE family toxin, whose amino-acid sequence MTYRVIFSPLAQEQLAALYHYIAGVASPDIAAGYTEAIVTYCERLCGHPYRGTMRDDVRPGLRITNYRKRAVIAFDIDADLISIVGIFYGGQNYEAILQEDADAGGDIDPSIT is encoded by the coding sequence ATGACCTATCGTGTCATCTTCAGCCCCCTGGCCCAGGAACAGTTGGCCGCGCTGTACCACTATATCGCGGGGGTGGCTTCACCCGACATTGCCGCCGGGTATACCGAAGCGATCGTGACCTATTGTGAACGCCTATGCGGCCATCCATATCGCGGGACCATGCGTGATGACGTGAGGCCCGGTCTGCGCATCACCAATTACAGGAAGCGCGCGGTGATCGCTTTCGACATAGACGCGGATCTTATTTCCATTGTCGGCATCTTTTATGGCGGCCAGAACTACGAGGCCATTTTGCAAGAGGATGCCGACGCTGGCGGGGATATTGACCCCTCCATCACCTGA
- a CDS encoding type II toxin-antitoxin system ParD family antitoxin, with product MRTTQQLSITLPNEMAEAVKAKVQAGEYASESEVIRDGLRALMARDRAVENWLHSQVGPAYDALKADPSQAVTVDQVRARLAAEHAKRTR from the coding sequence ATGCGGACCACCCAGCAACTGAGCATCACCCTGCCCAATGAAATGGCGGAGGCGGTGAAGGCCAAAGTGCAGGCTGGCGAATATGCTAGCGAAAGCGAAGTGATACGGGATGGTCTTCGGGCGCTGATGGCACGGGATCGGGCCGTGGAAAACTGGCTGCACAGCCAGGTCGGTCCCGCTTATGACGCGCTGAAGGCTGATCCGTCCCAAGCTGTCACCGTCGATCAGGTGCGTGCCCGCTTGGCCGCTGAACACGCCAAAAGGACGCGATGA
- a CDS encoding YdcF family protein: protein MMPPLEFFTVSKIGWYLAAPSHVLVWTAIAAAVLAARRHPAAVAPATACAVTLLALLTLPVGNWTLRSLEGLYPRPAAEPAAVDGILILGEGLNGEVLHDRGVPGVGPDGGTLLEAAALARRHPEARVVFSGGSGELGAPGMPEAGVARHILAGLGLDDARVTYEVLSRTTLENLVLAKRMAQPAPGQTWLLVASAYHMPRAMLSAARVGWPVVAWPSDYLTTARGPETHLSLAANLAHLDLAAHEALGLLAYRLPPAGTQAP, encoded by the coding sequence ATGATGCCGCCGCTGGAATTCTTCACCGTTTCCAAGATCGGCTGGTATCTGGCAGCGCCCAGCCACGTGCTGGTGTGGACGGCCATCGCCGCCGCCGTGCTGGCGGCCCGGCGTCACCCGGCGGCGGTGGCGCCGGCCACGGCCTGTGCCGTGACGCTGCTGGCGCTGCTAACCCTGCCGGTGGGCAACTGGACCTTGCGCTCCCTTGAGGGGCTGTACCCCCGCCCGGCGGCGGAACCCGCCGCCGTCGACGGCATCCTCATCCTGGGCGAAGGCCTGAATGGCGAAGTGCTGCACGACCGGGGCGTGCCCGGCGTGGGCCCGGACGGCGGCACGTTGCTGGAGGCCGCCGCCCTGGCACGGCGCCATCCGGAGGCGCGCGTGGTCTTCAGCGGCGGATCGGGCGAGTTGGGCGCCCCCGGCATGCCGGAGGCCGGGGTGGCGCGCCACATCCTGGCCGGTCTGGGCCTGGATGACGCTCGCGTCACCTATGAGGTGCTGTCGCGCACCACGCTGGAAAACCTGGTGCTGGCCAAGCGGATGGCCCAACCGGCGCCCGGGCAGACCTGGTTGCTGGTGGCGTCGGCCTATCACATGCCCCGGGCCATGCTGTCAGCCGCCCGCGTCGGCTGGCCGGTTGTCGCGTGGCCGTCGGATTACCTGACCACGGCCCGGGGGCCCGAAACCCACCTGTCCCTGGCCGCCAATCTGGCGCACCTGGACCTGGCGGCGCATGAGGCGCTGGGCCTGCTGGCCTATCGCCTGCCCCCTGCTGGAACGCAGGCGCCCTGA
- a CDS encoding methyltransferase yields the protein MSNPQPAPPPPSVSTATRLLWTPWTAAKRAVLRRRLGRAVFERIRGRSFVVWPGVFNPVVFRTGRFLAEFIATSPRLQPVPEGATALDVGTGCGVLGIFAALRGYQVTAVDVVPEAVSCARANAILNRVPVELRQGDLFAPVAGRAFDVVLFSLPKFRGTPTTSFEQSWRSPDVIDRLAAELPVMLKPGGRAYFVLTSHGDCAGMLDGLARAGLVVERVLWRHFGVETLAIYSATSP from the coding sequence ATGTCGAATCCCCAGCCGGCCCCGCCGCCGCCGTCCGTCTCCACCGCCACCCGGTTGCTGTGGACGCCCTGGACGGCGGCCAAGCGTGCCGTGCTGCGCCGCCGCCTGGGCCGGGCGGTGTTCGAGCGGATCCGGGGCCGGTCCTTCGTGGTCTGGCCGGGGGTGTTCAACCCCGTGGTCTTCCGCACCGGCCGCTTCCTGGCGGAATTCATCGCCACCAGCCCCCGGCTCCAGCCCGTGCCGGAGGGGGCGACCGCCCTGGACGTGGGCACGGGCTGCGGCGTGCTGGGCATCTTCGCGGCCCTGCGCGGCTATCAGGTGACGGCGGTCGATGTGGTGCCGGAGGCGGTGTCCTGCGCCCGGGCCAACGCCATCCTGAACCGGGTGCCGGTGGAATTGCGCCAGGGCGACCTGTTCGCCCCGGTGGCCGGCCGCGCCTTCGACGTGGTGCTGTTCTCCTTGCCCAAATTCCGGGGCACGCCCACCACCTCGTTCGAACAATCCTGGCGCAGCCCCGACGTCATTGATCGGCTGGCCGCCGAACTGCCGGTCATGCTGAAGCCCGGCGGCCGCGCCTATTTCGTGCTGACCAGCCATGGCGACTGCGCCGGCATGCTGGACGGCCTGGCCCGGGCCGGCCTGGTGGTGGAACGGGTGCTGTGGCGACATTTCGGGGTGGAAACGCTGGCGATCTATTCCGCGACGTCACCCTAG
- a CDS encoding radical SAM protein, whose amino-acid sequence MAVFPLVRRWRGQRLARVPVVTLMPHSRCNCRCVMCDIWKANRGGTSLEQAAADRLVDDFRALGVRWVVLSGGEALMHPNLWALCAALKTLPLKITLLSSGLLLERHAAGIVDWCDEVIVSLDGPGATHDRIRGIKGAYAALAAGVGTLRRHRADYPVAARCVIQRGNFRELAATVDAAKAIGLDGISFLGADLASTAFNRPLGWEDGRVEEVGLAPAECDALDATIDALAASHGGDFAGRYIQESPARLRRISARYRAAHGLAPAPPVRCNAPWVSTVVEADGTVRPCFFHEPVGNLRDGPLPDILNGPAARTFRAGLDVGTNPTCQHCVCSLKL is encoded by the coding sequence GTGGCCGTGTTTCCCCTGGTCCGCAGGTGGCGGGGCCAGCGCCTGGCCCGGGTGCCGGTGGTCACCCTGATGCCGCACAGCCGTTGCAACTGCCGCTGCGTCATGTGCGACATCTGGAAGGCCAACCGCGGCGGCACCAGCCTGGAACAGGCGGCGGCGGACCGGCTGGTGGACGACTTCCGCGCCCTGGGGGTGCGTTGGGTGGTGCTGTCGGGTGGGGAGGCGTTGATGCATCCCAACCTGTGGGCCCTGTGCGCGGCGCTGAAGACCCTGCCGCTGAAAATCACCCTGCTCAGCAGCGGCCTGCTGCTGGAACGCCACGCCGCTGGCATCGTGGATTGGTGCGATGAGGTCATCGTGTCGCTGGACGGGCCGGGCGCGACGCACGACCGCATCCGGGGCATCAAGGGCGCCTATGCCGCGCTGGCCGCCGGTGTGGGCACGCTACGCCGTCATCGCGCAGACTATCCCGTGGCGGCGCGCTGCGTCATCCAGCGGGGCAATTTTCGGGAACTGGCGGCCACCGTCGACGCCGCCAAGGCCATCGGCCTGGACGGCATCTCCTTCCTGGGGGCCGACCTCGCCTCCACCGCCTTCAACCGGCCGCTGGGCTGGGAGGATGGGCGGGTGGAGGAGGTGGGGCTGGCCCCCGCCGAATGCGACGCGCTGGACGCCACCATCGACGCGCTGGCGGCCAGCCACGGCGGCGACTTCGCCGGCCGTTACATCCAGGAAAGCCCGGCGCGCCTGCGCCGCATCAGCGCCCGGTACCGCGCCGCTCATGGGTTGGCGCCGGCCCCACCCGTGCGCTGCAACGCGCCCTGGGTTTCCACGGTGGTGGAGGCCGACGGCACGGTGCGGCCCTGTTTCTTCCATGAACCCGTCGGCAACCTGCGCGACGGTCCCCTGCCGGACATCCTGAACGGCCCGGCGGCGCGGACCTTTCGCGCCGGACTGGACGTGGGGACCAACCCCACCTGCCAGCATTGTGTTTGCAGCCTCAAGCTATGA
- a CDS encoding class I SAM-dependent methyltransferase, translated as MAMPTVTRAPMRLLRGLGRWRRSPRRFQPFSYTRPDRYPWLFRFVRDRLGDGPDRRLLSFGCSAGQEVASLRRLFPEAGLKGIDIDPRNIADARALGLAGVDFAVCDSTMGEAAGTFDAIFCLAVLCNGTLTTTGARRCDPVLHFATFEAMVADFARCLKPGGLLCLVTTNFRFRDTRVAAGFDVALTIPPDRLAPDVVFGPDNRLMAGERYTDVVFVKR; from the coding sequence ATGGCCATGCCGACGGTGACAAGGGCGCCGATGCGCCTGCTGCGCGGCCTGGGGCGGTGGCGCCGTTCCCCCCGGCGCTTCCAGCCGTTCAGCTATACCCGGCCGGACCGTTACCCCTGGCTGTTCCGCTTCGTGCGCGACCGGCTGGGCGATGGGCCGGACCGCCGCCTGTTGTCCTTCGGCTGCTCGGCAGGGCAGGAGGTGGCCAGCCTGCGCCGCCTGTTTCCTGAGGCTGGGCTGAAGGGTATCGACATCGACCCGCGCAACATCGCGGACGCCCGTGCCCTGGGGCTGGCGGGCGTGGACTTCGCCGTGTGCGACAGCACGATGGGGGAGGCGGCCGGCACCTTTGACGCCATCTTCTGCCTGGCGGTGCTGTGCAACGGCACCCTGACCACCACCGGCGCCCGGCGCTGCGATCCGGTGCTCCACTTCGCGACGTTCGAGGCCATGGTGGCCGATTTCGCGCGCTGCCTGAAGCCTGGCGGCCTGCTGTGCCTGGTCACCACCAACTTCCGCTTCCGCGACACCCGGGTGGCCGCCGGCTTCGACGTGGCGCTCACCATCCCCCCCGACCGGCTGGCGCCCGATGTGGTGTTCGGGCCGGACAACCGCCTGATGGCGGGGGAACGCTATACCGACGTCGTCTTCGTCAAGCGCTGA
- a CDS encoding class I SAM-dependent methyltransferase: MAELPVAAAFDRFADDYDAGFAHSIPGRWLRHAVWHQVGAHVRPGMRVLDLGCGTGEDALWLAHAGARVTAADGSPAMLRVTVDKAARAGLADRIVPRQVDLNAPGDLFLADGGGPYDVVLSNFGALNCALDLAPLARALGRAVAPGGVLALVVMGRFCAWETAWHGARLHRTAVRRWLGRATADIGGTTIPIRYWTPGDVARAFAPAFDAMSVHPVGLFLPPSDLFTGLVRNPRRLTRLMRWERRVGASTALAGLADHHLTLLRHVQGKR; the protein is encoded by the coding sequence ATGGCTGAGCTTCCCGTCGCCGCCGCCTTCGACCGTTTCGCCGACGATTACGACGCCGGTTTCGCCCACAGCATTCCCGGCCGCTGGCTGCGCCATGCCGTCTGGCACCAGGTGGGGGCCCATGTCCGGCCGGGCATGCGGGTCCTGGACCTGGGGTGCGGCACGGGGGAGGATGCGCTGTGGCTGGCCCATGCCGGCGCCCGGGTGACGGCGGCCGACGGGTCGCCCGCCATGCTGCGGGTGACCGTCGACAAGGCCGCGCGCGCGGGCCTGGCCGACCGGATCGTCCCCCGGCAGGTTGACCTGAACGCGCCCGGCGACCTGTTCCTGGCGGATGGGGGCGGCCCCTATGACGTGGTGCTGTCCAATTTCGGGGCGCTGAACTGCGCCCTGGACCTGGCGCCCCTGGCCCGGGCCCTGGGGCGGGCGGTGGCCCCCGGCGGGGTCTTGGCCCTGGTCGTCATGGGCCGTTTCTGCGCGTGGGAGACGGCGTGGCACGGCGCACGCCTGCATCGCACGGCGGTGCGCCGCTGGCTCGGCCGCGCCACCGCCGACATCGGCGGCACCACCATCCCCATCCGCTATTGGACGCCGGGCGACGTCGCCCGCGCCTTCGCCCCGGCCTTCGACGCAATGTCCGTCCATCCGGTGGGCCTGTTCCTGCCGCCCTCGGATCTGTTCACCGGGCTGGTGCGCAACCCGCGCCGCCTGACCCGCCTGATGCGGTGGGAAAGGCGGGTGGGGGCCAGCACCGCCCTGGCCGGGCTGGCCGACCATCATCTGACCCTGCTGCGGCATGTCCAAGGGAAGCGCTGA
- a CDS encoding DmsE family decaheme c-type cytochrome → MMRAGALALLLACGLASLAWAETPVVPPDQAALRAEMTRIHAGHVDADALRRIDGDIAAMPPGAMHMDAAHMDAAHVDMEMVVAPATQAPAPAASKWTRLASYAAEPPKADAPPPAPAKTEEKPQRTYVGRETCETCHQQEAANWAHTVHAKVFQQNPRTELQAQNCEACHGPGSAHVEDPSDLTTIISFSKKSKTPVAEQNGQCLTCHAGGQRIFWHDSVHDSNQLGCADCHNPMTTFGARGLTARESINETCFQCHKAQHAEFARRSHMPLLEGKLSCTDCHNPHGSTTAPLLKADSVNEVCFTCHADKRGPFLFEHAPVRESCLNCHSPHGSNFENLLNAPRPVLCQQCHSQDGHPGGLLTAGNMARGPMPDPRLIATSCQTCHVNIHGSNSPSGARFER, encoded by the coding sequence ATGATGCGGGCAGGTGCCCTGGCCCTGCTGCTGGCCTGCGGCCTGGCAAGCCTGGCCTGGGCCGAGACGCCGGTGGTGCCGCCCGACCAGGCGGCCCTGCGGGCGGAGATGACGCGCATCCATGCCGGCCATGTGGACGCCGACGCCCTGCGACGCATCGACGGCGACATCGCCGCCATGCCCCCCGGGGCCATGCACATGGATGCCGCGCACATGGACGCCGCGCATGTGGACATGGAGATGGTCGTGGCACCGGCGACGCAAGCCCCCGCCCCGGCCGCCTCCAAATGGACGCGCCTGGCCAGCTACGCGGCGGAACCGCCAAAGGCGGACGCCCCGCCGCCAGCGCCCGCCAAGACCGAGGAAAAGCCCCAGCGCACCTATGTCGGGCGGGAGACGTGCGAGACCTGCCATCAGCAGGAGGCGGCCAACTGGGCGCACACCGTGCACGCCAAGGTCTTTCAGCAGAACCCGCGCACGGAGTTGCAGGCGCAGAATTGCGAGGCCTGCCACGGCCCGGGCTCCGCCCATGTCGAGGACCCGTCGGACCTCACCACCATCATCAGCTTTTCCAAGAAAAGCAAAACCCCGGTGGCGGAGCAGAACGGCCAGTGCCTGACCTGCCATGCCGGCGGCCAGCGCATCTTCTGGCATGACAGCGTGCATGACAGCAACCAGCTGGGCTGCGCCGACTGCCACAACCCCATGACCACCTTCGGCGCGCGCGGCCTGACGGCCCGGGAAAGCATCAATGAGACCTGCTTCCAGTGCCACAAGGCCCAGCACGCGGAATTCGCCCGCCGGTCGCACATGCCCCTGCTGGAAGGCAAGCTCAGTTGCACCGACTGCCACAACCCGCACGGATCGACCACGGCGCCGTTGCTGAAGGCCGACAGCGTGAACGAGGTCTGCTTCACCTGTCATGCCGACAAACGCGGGCCCTTCCTGTTCGAGCATGCGCCGGTGCGGGAAAGCTGCCTGAACTGCCATTCGCCCCATGGATCGAACTTCGAGAACCTGCTGAACGCGCCGCGCCCGGTGCTGTGCCAGCAGTGCCACTCGCAGGACGGCCATCCGGGCGGCCTGCTGACGGCCGGCAACATGGCGCGCGGCCCTATGCCCGACCCGCGGCTGATCGCCACCAGTTGCCAGACCTGCCATGTGAACATCCACGGATCCAACAGTCCCTCCGGCGCGCGGTTCGAACGATGA